Proteins encoded together in one Coffea arabica cultivar ET-39 chromosome 2c, Coffea Arabica ET-39 HiFi, whole genome shotgun sequence window:
- the LOC113724553 gene encoding GDSL esterase/lipase 1-like produces the protein MENSDGKCEDMPIDDKLEDSDYEMATDEADIIDECINVGQQFSLLVVLASLTIPSDYFHHDDHHPETTAALFVFGDSLVDPGNNNYINTTTGSLCDGPVIPDFIPDFIAEYAKLPFLPPCLRIGYQYQLAYGTNFASGGAGALVETFPGLVIDLQKQLWYFKEVKKQLRLNLGKRGAKQIVSNSVYLFHIGVNDYVNYFTNSRTFKSSKPEDYVKIKVMSSVLS, from the exons ATGGAAAATAGCGATGGTAAATGTGAAGACATGCCTATTGATGACAAACTAGAGGACTCAGACTATGAAATGGCTACAGATGAAGCTGATATAATTGATGAATGCATAAATGTTGGGCAACAATTCAGCT TACTAGTTGTCCTTGCAAGTCTAACAATCCCATCGGATTATTTCCATCATGATGACCATCATCCGGAAACCACTGCTGCCCTCTTCGTCTTTGGCGACTCACTTGTTGATCCTGGAAACAACAACTACATCAACACAACTACAG GGAGCTTATGCGATGGCCCTGTTATCCCTGATTTTATCCCTGATTTTATTG CTGAATACGCAAAGCTCCCTTTCCTTCCACCTTGTCTCCGAATTGGCTACCAATATCAGTTGGCCTATGGTACAAACTTTGCATCTGGTGGCGCTGGTGCTCTAGTAGAGACCTTTCCCGGATTG GTTATCGATCTTCAAAAGCAGTTGTGGTATTTCAAAGAGGTTAAAAAACAGTTGAGGTTGAATCTTGGTAAAAGAGGAGCAAAACAAATCGTGTCCAATTCTGTATACTTGTTTCACATTGGGGTTAACGATTATGTGAACTATTTTACAAATTCTCGCACATTTAAGTCATCTAAACCAGAGGATTATGTGAAGATCAAAGTCATGTCAAGTGTCTTGAGCTAA